A genomic segment from Malaclemys terrapin pileata isolate rMalTer1 chromosome 1, rMalTer1.hap1, whole genome shotgun sequence encodes:
- the TASL gene encoding TLR adapter interacting with SLC15A4 on the lysosome yields MLSEGYLCGIPYFCDDFLSSKLYRKRAAEEKVHEMNSMCGFTYSSMDETQGRSLFQRCRSVSKFFSSVHSKGSKHNGRQKETLLQVIQSTQFERQTSPVGDMSGGSTSRDTYLVPSSCKSICKNYNDLHIAGGHVMPISSVTTDFTCDSGIGPFLESSEIPPPMESMRMPTNDLIRKPVQGYSSCWRVTSIMQHQQPLSNSILNDYLEQKVVELYKQYIMDSMVNSASPTQILASELIMTNVDQISMQISRERNMETTKAKDMVINCLLRLASGKVSSEISTPSLHISQ; encoded by the coding sequence ATGTTGTCAGAAGGATATCTTTGTGGAATCCCCTATTTTTGTGACGACTTCTTGAGTTCCAAGCTCTACAGAAAACGAGCAGCAGAGGAGAAGGTGCATGAGATGAACTCCATGTGTGGCTTTACCTATTCCTCCATGGACGAAACACAGGGCAGAAGTCTCTTTCAGAGGTGCAGGTCTGTGAGCAAGTTCTTTTCTTCAGTCCATTCAAAAGGAAGCAAACACAACGGAAGACAGAAAGAGACTTTACTGCAGGTTATTCAGAGCACACAGTTTGAAAGGCAAACATCTCCAGTTGGGGATATGTCTGGAGGATCCACAAGTAGAGATACCTACCTGGTTCCTTCTTCCTGTAAAAGCATTTGCAAGAATTACAATGATTTACACATCGCTGGAGGCCATGTGATGCCTATCAGCTCAGTAACAACAGATTTTACCTGTGACAGTGGGATAGGCCCATTTTTGGAGTCATCAGAGATTCCTCCGCCTATGGAATCCATGAGGATGCCAACCAATGACCTCATTCGCAAGCCCGTCCAAGGGTACTCATCATGCTGGCGAGTGACCAGCATAATGCAACACCAGCAGCCACTCTCCAATTCAATACTGAATGACTACCTAGAGCAGAAAGTGGTGGAGTTGTACAAGCAGTATATCATGGACAGCATGGTCAACAGTGCATCCCCCACTCAGATCCTGGCCTCTGAGCTCATCATGACCAACGTAGACCAAATCAGCATGCAGATATCACGAGAGAGGAATATGGAGACCACCAAGGCCAAAGACATGGTCATTAACTGCCTGTTACGACTGGCCAGTGGAAAAGTATCTAGTGAAATAAGCACCCCTAGTCTGCATATTTCGCAATAA